A window of the Microvirga terrae genome harbors these coding sequences:
- a CDS encoding peroxiredoxin has translation MSLTIGSNAPAFSLPATDGRQISLESLKGRKVVLYFYPKDDTSGCTLEARAFQALKAEFADADTEIVGVSPDSLKSHDRFRAKYGLAFPLASDEAKAMLEAYGVWVEKSMYGRKYMGVERTTVLIDRDGRIARVWNKVKVAGHAEEVLEAARALERS, from the coding sequence ATGTCTCTTACCATCGGAAGCAATGCTCCTGCCTTCTCCCTGCCTGCGACAGATGGTCGACAGATCAGCCTGGAGAGCCTGAAGGGCCGCAAGGTCGTCCTCTACTTCTACCCCAAGGACGATACCAGCGGCTGCACCCTGGAGGCCCGGGCCTTTCAGGCCCTCAAGGCGGAATTCGCCGACGCCGATACGGAAATCGTCGGCGTCTCGCCGGATTCCCTGAAGAGCCACGATCGGTTCCGCGCCAAGTACGGCCTCGCCTTTCCCCTCGCGTCGGACGAGGCCAAGGCCATGCTGGAAGCCTACGGGGTCTGGGTCGAGAAGAGCATGTACGGCCGCAAGTACATGGGCGTGGAGCGCACCACCGTCCTGATCGACCGGGACGGCAGGATCGCCCGGGTCTGGAACAAGGTGAAGGTGGCAGGCCACGCGGAGGAGGTGCTGGAGGCGGCCCGCGCTCTTGAGCGTTCCTGA
- the prfB gene encoding peptide chain release factor 2 (programmed frameshift) produces MRAEIQHLVEETKQSVGLLRRHLDWDTAQRRLAELNAQAEDPNLWNDADAAQKIMRERTSLEDQISAVKRLDQELEDAITLIELGEAEEDEATIREGEETIRSLQAEAARRQVETLLSGEADANDTYVEVHSGAGGTESQDWANMLQRMYARWAERRKYKVELLEITDGEEAGIKSATLLIKGLNAYGWLKTESGVHRLVRISPYDSNARRHTSFASVWVYPVVDDRINIEIKESDCRIDTFRSSGAGGQHVNTTDSAVRITHIPSGIVVACQQERSQHKNRATAWNMLRARLYEAELKKREEKASAEAAAKTDIGWGHQIRSYVLQPYQMVKDLRTGTQSTSPQDVLDGDLDPFMEASLAQRVYGGDAEVEDID; encoded by the exons ATGCGCGCCGAAATCCAACATCTCGTAGAAGAGACCAAGCAGTCAGTCGGGCTGCTGAGGAGGCATCTT GACTGGGATACTGCCCAGCGACGCCTCGCGGAACTGAACGCCCAGGCCGAGGACCCCAACCTCTGGAACGATGCCGACGCGGCGCAGAAGATCATGCGCGAGCGTACCTCGCTCGAGGACCAGATCTCGGCCGTGAAGCGCCTCGACCAGGAACTCGAGGACGCCATCACGCTGATCGAACTCGGCGAGGCCGAGGAGGACGAAGCCACCATCCGCGAGGGTGAGGAGACCATCCGCAGCCTCCAAGCCGAGGCGGCCCGCCGCCAGGTCGAGACCCTGCTCTCGGGCGAGGCCGATGCGAATGACACCTATGTGGAAGTCCATTCCGGCGCCGGCGGCACGGAAAGCCAGGATTGGGCCAACATGCTCCAGCGCATGTACGCCCGCTGGGCCGAGCGCCGGAAGTACAAGGTCGAGCTTCTCGAAATCACCGACGGCGAAGAGGCCGGCATCAAGAGCGCCACGCTCCTGATCAAGGGGCTCAACGCCTATGGCTGGCTCAAGACCGAGTCGGGCGTGCACCGCCTTGTTCGCATCTCGCCCTACGACTCGAACGCCCGCCGCCACACCAGCTTCGCGTCCGTGTGGGTCTACCCGGTAGTGGACGATCGCATCAATATCGAGATCAAGGAATCCGACTGCCGGATCGACACGTTCCGCTCCTCGGGCGCCGGCGGCCAGCACGTGAACACCACCGACTCGGCCGTGCGCATCACGCACATCCCGAGCGGCATCGTGGTGGCCTGCCAGCAGGAGCGCTCCCAGCACAAGAACCGGGCAACCGCCTGGAACATGCTGCGCGCCCGCCTCTACGAGGCCGAGCTGAAGAAGCGCGAGGAGAAAGCCAGCGCCGAGGCCGCCGCCAAGACGGATATCGGCTGGGGCCACCAGATCCGCTCCTATGTGCTCCAGCCCTACCAGATGGTGAAGGACCTGCGCACGGGCACCCAGTCGACGAGCCCGCAGGACGTGCTCGACGGCGATCTTGACCCCTTCATGGAAGCCTCGCTCGCCCAGCGCGTCTATGGCGGCGACGCGGAGGTCGAGGACATCGATTAA
- a CDS encoding penicillin-binding protein 1A: MRFVLRFFGFLFSVGAIFFLIGAVGLAYGFWFYSKDLPDHAQLANYEPPVMTRIHAADGSLIAEYARERRLYVPIQAMPKLVIGAFLSAEDKNFYKHVGIDPEGLVRAVVVNLRSGGAREQGASTITQQVAKNFLVGNERSYERKIREALIALRMESTFSKDKILELYLNEIFLGTLTPGRNLHGVAAAALDYFGKSIHELTVAEAAYIAALPKGPNNYHPFRQRKAAIERRNWVIDRMANNGYISKEDADAAQKEPLNVKPRVVSPNSIASGYFAEGVRRDIAERYGEETLYEGGLLIRSTLDPKMQAMARKALVDGLVRFDEARGWRGAHQKIDLAGREWGLALAEVPALGDVQPWRLAVVLEVAGGRAKVGLQPKRESSGQVGKDRETGLVTADGAKWTRRPVERAVSVGDVVYVEPLSDKPGQFRLRQIPEISGAIVAMDPNTGRVHAMVGGFSYDQSEFNRAIQAMRQPGSSFKPIVYATALDNGYTPSNQIMDSPFVLDMGPGQAAWAPSNYDGKSGGLRTLRYGIEHSKNLMTVRLANEVGMPAISEYARRFGVYDDLLPLLSMSLGAGETTVMRMTAAYSMFANGGRRIKPTLIDQIQDRNGRTLYRHDDRKCTGCDAEKWDGAAAPKLTETREQVLDPLTAYQITSILEGVVQRGTAQSVKAVGKPLAGKTGTTNDAKDVWFVGFSPDLAVGVFLGYDQPKSLGNAATAGQYAAPVFRDFMQLALKDKPATPFRVPAGIKLIRVNAATGTRAGGEGGGTILEAFKPGQSPPEYVPPEPEEVPQAEYAPAPPPGGPRQAVGAGPSGLY; this comes from the coding sequence ATGCGCTTCGTCCTACGATTTTTCGGCTTCCTCTTCAGCGTTGGAGCGATCTTCTTCCTGATCGGCGCTGTCGGGCTGGCCTATGGATTCTGGTTCTATTCGAAGGATCTGCCGGATCACGCCCAACTTGCCAACTACGAGCCGCCGGTCATGACCCGCATCCACGCGGCGGACGGCAGCCTGATCGCCGAATATGCCCGCGAGCGCCGGCTCTACGTGCCGATCCAGGCCATGCCCAAGCTCGTGATCGGGGCATTCCTCTCCGCCGAGGACAAGAATTTCTACAAGCATGTCGGCATCGATCCCGAGGGTCTCGTGCGTGCCGTGGTGGTCAATCTCCGGTCCGGCGGGGCCAGGGAGCAGGGCGCATCCACCATCACCCAGCAGGTCGCCAAGAACTTCCTCGTGGGCAATGAGCGCAGCTACGAGCGCAAGATCCGTGAGGCGCTGATCGCCCTGCGGATGGAATCGACCTTCTCCAAGGACAAGATCCTCGAGCTCTACCTCAACGAGATCTTCCTCGGCACCCTCACCCCGGGGCGCAACCTGCACGGCGTCGCGGCGGCCGCGCTCGACTATTTCGGCAAGTCCATCCACGAACTGACCGTCGCCGAGGCCGCCTACATCGCCGCCCTGCCCAAGGGCCCGAACAACTATCATCCGTTCCGCCAGCGCAAGGCCGCCATCGAGCGCCGGAACTGGGTGATCGATCGCATGGCCAACAACGGCTACATCTCGAAAGAGGATGCGGATGCGGCCCAGAAGGAGCCCCTCAACGTCAAGCCGCGCGTGGTCTCCCCGAACAGCATCGCGTCGGGCTACTTCGCCGAGGGCGTGCGCCGGGACATCGCCGAGCGCTATGGCGAGGAGACCCTCTATGAGGGCGGCCTGCTGATCCGGTCCACCCTCGATCCGAAGATGCAGGCCATGGCCCGCAAGGCCCTGGTCGACGGTCTCGTGCGCTTCGACGAGGCGCGCGGATGGCGCGGCGCCCATCAGAAGATCGATCTCGCGGGCCGCGAGTGGGGTCTGGCGCTGGCCGAAGTGCCGGCGCTGGGCGACGTCCAGCCGTGGCGTCTCGCGGTCGTGCTGGAGGTCGCCGGAGGCCGCGCCAAGGTCGGCCTTCAGCCCAAGCGCGAGTCGTCCGGCCAGGTGGGCAAGGACCGTGAGACCGGCCTCGTGACGGCCGACGGCGCCAAATGGACCCGGCGTCCCGTCGAGCGCGCCGTCTCGGTGGGCGACGTGGTCTATGTGGAGCCGCTCTCCGACAAACCGGGGCAGTTCCGCCTGCGCCAGATTCCCGAGATCTCGGGCGCCATCGTGGCCATGGATCCGAACACGGGCCGCGTCCACGCCATGGTGGGCGGCTTCTCCTATGACCAGAGCGAGTTCAACCGGGCCATTCAGGCCATGCGCCAGCCGGGCTCCTCGTTCAAACCCATCGTCTATGCGACGGCCCTCGACAACGGCTACACGCCCTCGAACCAGATCATGGATTCGCCCTTCGTGCTCGACATGGGGCCGGGGCAGGCGGCCTGGGCACCCTCGAACTACGACGGGAAATCCGGCGGCCTGCGGACGCTGCGCTATGGCATCGAGCATTCCAAGAACCTGATGACGGTGCGCCTCGCCAACGAGGTCGGCATGCCGGCCATCTCGGAATATGCCCGTCGGTTCGGGGTCTATGACGATCTGCTGCCGCTGCTCTCCATGTCGCTCGGCGCCGGCGAGACCACGGTCATGCGCATGACGGCCGCCTATTCCATGTTCGCCAACGGTGGCCGCCGCATCAAGCCGACCCTGATCGACCAGATCCAGGACCGCAACGGCCGGACCCTGTACCGCCACGACGATCGCAAGTGCACCGGCTGCGATGCGGAGAAGTGGGATGGCGCCGCGGCGCCCAAGCTGACCGAGACCCGGGAGCAGGTGCTCGATCCGCTGACCGCCTACCAGATCACCTCGATCCTCGAAGGCGTGGTGCAGCGGGGTACGGCCCAGTCGGTCAAGGCGGTCGGCAAGCCGCTCGCCGGCAAGACGGGCACCACCAACGACGCCAAGGACGTGTGGTTCGTCGGGTTCTCGCCCGATCTCGCCGTCGGCGTGTTCCTCGGCTACGACCAGCCCAAGTCGCTCGGCAACGCGGCAACGGCGGGCCAATACGCCGCCCCGGTCTTCCGCGACTTCATGCAGCTGGCGCTCAAGGACAAGCCGGCGACGCCGTTCCGCGTTCCTGCCGGCATCAAGCTGATCCGCGTCAACGCCGCTACCGGCACCCGCGCGGGCGGCGAGGGCGGCGGCACGATCCTCGAGGCCTTCAAGCCCGGCCAGTCGCCGCCGGAATACGTCCCGCCGGAGCCAGAGGAGGTTCCGCAGGCCGAGTATGCGCCGGCGCCTCCTCCCGGAGGGCCCAGGCAGGCGGTCGGGGCGGGCCCCAGCGGATTGTACTGA
- a CDS encoding N-acetylmuramoyl-L-alanine amidase produces the protein MARHLLTRLIGMCLMLACMAGGAGHARAAAEGGKVSSPAIAAAVAVESDGAKTRFKVTLSKAVTAQVSLMERPDRVIIDLPEVAFHLPQEAGRGKEGLIASYRYGLFAPGRSRVVMELTQPAVVSGMTTALDSTGAATILTIELSRAEREEFRKAVLESSAATREASAAPVAPSAKDSRPVIIIDPGHGGIDPGANASSGNMLEKDLVLSFAQRLKKKLEENGRYKILMTRDQDVFVSLGDRVRAARAAQADLFISVHADSISGGQEVRGLTVYTGSERASDADSARLADRENKADAVAGVEAGDMPDDVSDILMELTLRETRGFSHSFASRLVGEFDSVARLNKNPHRQARFQVLRAHDVPSVLVELGYLSSQKDLDLLMSEEWRAKMVSAMSVAVDRFFAARFARRGSAAVLP, from the coding sequence ATGGCCCGTCATCTCCTCACTCGCCTGATCGGCATGTGCCTCATGCTGGCCTGCATGGCCGGCGGGGCTGGCCATGCCCGTGCGGCCGCGGAGGGTGGGAAGGTCTCTTCTCCTGCCATCGCGGCCGCCGTCGCGGTCGAGTCGGACGGCGCGAAGACCCGGTTCAAGGTGACCCTGTCGAAGGCGGTGACCGCCCAGGTGTCCCTGATGGAGCGCCCGGACCGGGTCATCATCGATCTGCCGGAGGTTGCCTTCCACCTGCCGCAGGAGGCCGGGCGCGGCAAGGAAGGCCTGATCGCATCCTACCGCTACGGTCTCTTTGCTCCGGGCCGCTCGCGGGTGGTGATGGAGCTGACCCAGCCGGCCGTGGTCTCCGGGATGACGACGGCGCTCGATTCCACGGGAGCGGCGACCATCCTGACGATCGAGCTCTCCCGCGCCGAGCGCGAAGAATTCCGCAAGGCCGTGCTCGAAAGCTCCGCCGCGACCAGGGAGGCCTCGGCCGCGCCGGTCGCTCCTTCGGCCAAGGATTCGCGGCCGGTCATCATCATTGATCCCGGTCACGGCGGCATCGATCCGGGGGCGAACGCCTCCTCGGGCAACATGCTGGAGAAGGACCTCGTGCTGTCCTTCGCCCAGCGGTTGAAGAAGAAGCTCGAAGAGAACGGACGCTACAAGATCCTCATGACCCGGGACCAGGACGTGTTCGTGTCCCTGGGCGATCGGGTCCGGGCCGCGCGGGCCGCCCAGGCCGACCTGTTCATCTCCGTTCATGCGGATTCGATCTCTGGCGGCCAGGAGGTGAGGGGGCTGACGGTCTATACCGGGTCGGAGCGAGCCTCCGACGCCGATTCCGCCCGCCTCGCCGACCGCGAAAACAAGGCGGACGCGGTCGCGGGCGTTGAAGCTGGCGACATGCCGGACGACGTCTCGGACATCCTGATGGAATTGACCCTGAGGGAGACGCGGGGCTTCTCCCATAGCTTCGCCAGCCGTCTCGTGGGGGAATTCGACTCAGTGGCGCGCCTCAACAAGAATCCCCACCGGCAGGCCCGCTTCCAGGTGCTGCGCGCCCACGACGTGCCCTCCGTCCTGGTCGAACTCGGCTACCTGTCGAGCCAGAAGGATCTGGACCTGCTGATGTCCGAGGAATGGCGCGCCAAGATGGTCTCCGCCATGTCGGTCGCGGTCGACCGCTTTTTCGCCGCGCGGTTCGCCCGCAGGGGCTCTGCCGCAGTTTTACCATAG
- a CDS encoding ribonuclease E/G: MANKMLIDASHPEETRVVVVRGQKVEEFDFESANRKQLRGNIYLAKVTRVEPSLQAAFVEYGGNRHGFLAFSEIHPDYYQIPVADRQALLEAEAEAQREEEHEEERRSNRRRRRSSQRRAESDETVVSTEAEAGSEDGVAESGETFNADSETGAAEALESPSASTEGATPDEGAAEDAIQAVEGSAVIVAPEGAEQDETARSPEAAQDDETSPATEARPATEARPATEARQPEGDEGGEEDDEDEDEDDHDVEEHEIVEQLGGDDAIEDLPQRRRAPRKQYKIQEVIKRRQILLVQVVKEERGNKGAALTTYLSLAGRYSVLMPNTGRGGGISRKITNAADRKRLKEIAQELEVPEGMGIILRTAGASRTKPEIKRDYEYLMRLWESVRELTLKSAAPSLVYEEGSLIKRAIRDLYNKDIDDVMVSGEEGYREAKDFMRMLMPSHSKLVQPYRDPQPLFAKFGVEAQLDAMFSNVVTLKSGGYLVINPTEALVSIDVNSGRSTREHNIEDTALRTNLEAAEEIARQLRLRDLAGLVVIDFIDMEEKRNNRAVEKKLNECLKNDRARIQVGRISPFGLLEMSRQRIRTGVLESSSIPCPHCAGTGFVRSTPSVALQVLRSIEETLIKNASYNLVVRTRMEAAFYILNQKRLHLRDLETRFGVSIAIVADDSLHGTTTYAIERGEPALKLEHKAAATGIQIDAIAIDEPVEEVEIEIEADEEITEEAQGGEERGEEGEGGRRRRRRRRRRGRDRETFAGESQAEEGSEAGEAEGESDEEEAEVEATGDEAAPAEAGEADDDSRGGRRRRRGRRGGRGRSRDETVEFAVEEGFVAADDAQAAPVAEESSQEAAEQAVENAAPAETGTEAQAEEPRPSTEAEPIVAAPHPVAEAPVPPPAPVAPEPEPVAVVLTPEDPNRPKRAGWWSKAKSVLSGS; encoded by the coding sequence ATGGCAAACAAGATGCTCATCGATGCCTCCCACCCGGAAGAAACCCGGGTCGTGGTGGTGCGCGGCCAGAAGGTCGAAGAATTCGACTTCGAATCCGCTAACCGGAAGCAGCTGCGCGGGAATATCTATCTCGCCAAGGTCACCCGGGTCGAACCGTCGCTCCAGGCGGCCTTCGTGGAATACGGCGGAAACCGCCACGGGTTCCTCGCGTTCAGCGAAATCCACCCCGATTACTATCAGATTCCCGTCGCCGACCGTCAGGCCCTGCTCGAGGCCGAAGCCGAGGCTCAGCGCGAGGAGGAGCACGAGGAGGAGCGCCGCAGCAACCGCCGCCGCCGCCGTTCCTCGCAGCGGCGCGCCGAGTCGGACGAGACCGTCGTCTCCACCGAAGCCGAGGCCGGGTCCGAAGACGGTGTCGCGGAGAGCGGCGAAACCTTCAATGCGGACAGCGAGACCGGCGCTGCCGAGGCGCTGGAATCCCCGTCCGCCTCGACCGAGGGCGCCACCCCCGACGAGGGCGCCGCCGAGGATGCGATCCAGGCTGTCGAAGGATCGGCCGTGATCGTCGCTCCCGAGGGAGCGGAGCAGGACGAGACGGCACGCAGCCCCGAAGCCGCGCAGGACGACGAGACCTCCCCGGCAACGGAGGCCCGCCCGGCAACGGAGGCCCGCCCGGCAACGGAAGCCCGGCAGCCTGAAGGGGACGAGGGCGGCGAAGAGGACGATGAGGACGAGGACGAAGACGATCACGACGTGGAAGAGCACGAGATCGTCGAGCAGCTCGGCGGCGACGACGCCATCGAGGACCTTCCCCAGCGCCGTCGCGCACCGCGCAAGCAGTACAAGATCCAGGAAGTCATCAAGCGCCGCCAGATCCTGCTGGTCCAGGTCGTCAAGGAGGAGCGCGGCAACAAGGGCGCGGCCCTGACCACCTACCTGTCGCTCGCTGGACGCTATTCGGTGCTCATGCCCAACACGGGCCGAGGCGGCGGCATCTCCCGCAAGATCACCAATGCGGCGGACCGCAAGCGCCTGAAGGAGATCGCCCAGGAGCTGGAGGTGCCCGAGGGAATGGGCATCATCCTGCGCACGGCCGGCGCCTCGCGCACCAAGCCCGAGATCAAGCGCGACTACGAATATCTCATGCGCCTCTGGGAGAGCGTGCGCGAGCTGACCCTCAAGTCGGCCGCCCCCTCCCTGGTCTACGAGGAAGGCTCCCTCATCAAGCGGGCCATCCGCGACCTCTACAACAAGGACATCGACGACGTGATGGTGTCCGGCGAGGAAGGCTATCGCGAGGCCAAGGACTTCATGCGGATGCTCATGCCGAGCCATTCGAAGCTGGTCCAGCCCTATCGCGATCCGCAGCCGCTCTTCGCGAAGTTCGGCGTCGAGGCCCAGCTGGACGCCATGTTCTCGAACGTCGTGACGCTGAAATCGGGCGGCTATCTCGTCATCAACCCGACCGAAGCCCTCGTGTCCATCGACGTGAATTCCGGCCGGTCGACCCGCGAGCACAACATCGAGGACACGGCGCTGCGCACCAACCTCGAAGCCGCCGAGGAAATCGCCCGGCAGCTCCGCCTGCGCGATCTCGCCGGCCTCGTGGTGATCGACTTCATCGACATGGAGGAGAAGCGGAACAACCGCGCCGTCGAGAAGAAGCTCAACGAGTGCCTGAAGAACGACCGCGCCCGGATCCAGGTCGGACGCATCTCGCCCTTCGGGCTCCTGGAAATGTCGCGCCAGCGCATCCGCACCGGCGTGCTGGAATCCTCCTCGATCCCCTGCCCGCACTGCGCCGGCACCGGGTTCGTGCGCTCGACCCCTTCTGTGGCCCTGCAGGTGCTGCGCTCGATCGAGGAAACCCTCATCAAGAATGCCAGCTACAACCTCGTCGTCCGCACCCGGATGGAGGCGGCGTTCTACATCCTGAACCAGAAGCGCCTCCATCTGCGCGACCTGGAGACGCGCTTCGGCGTCTCGATCGCCATCGTGGCCGACGACAGCCTCCATGGCACGACCACCTATGCGATCGAGCGCGGCGAACCCGCCCTCAAGCTCGAGCACAAAGCGGCCGCGACCGGCATCCAGATCGACGCCATCGCCATCGATGAGCCCGTCGAGGAGGTTGAGATCGAGATCGAGGCCGACGAGGAGATCACCGAGGAAGCCCAAGGCGGCGAAGAGCGTGGCGAGGAAGGTGAAGGCGGCCGCCGCCGCCGCCGCCGCCGCCGCCGCCGCGGTCGTGACCGGGAGACCTTCGCGGGCGAATCCCAGGCCGAGGAAGGCTCCGAGGCCGGAGAGGCCGAGGGCGAATCCGACGAGGAAGAGGCCGAGGTCGAAGCCACCGGAGACGAGGCTGCTCCCGCCGAAGCCGGCGAGGCGGACGACGATTCCCGCGGTGGACGCCGCCGGCGCCGTGGCCGTCGCGGCGGCCGTGGACGCAGCCGGGACGAGACGGTCGAGTTCGCCGTGGAGGAGGGCTTCGTGGCCGCCGACGACGCGCAGGCCGCACCGGTCGCCGAGGAGTCTTCTCAGGAAGCCGCCGAGCAGGCGGTCGAGAATGCGGCTCCTGCCGAGACCGGCACCGAGGCGCAGGCAGAGGAGCCCCGTCCGTCCACCGAGGCCGAGCCGATCGTCGCCGCGCCCCATCCCGTAGCCGAGGCCCCGGTTCCACCGCCCGCCCCCGTGGCTCCCGAGCCGGAACCGGTCGCGGTCGTGCTGACCCCGGAAGATCCCAACCGGCCCAAGCGCGCCGGCTGGTGGTCCAAGGCAAAGTCGGTCCTGAGCGGATCGTAA
- a CDS encoding pyridoxal phosphate-dependent aminotransferase, with translation MTKSSADLHSPLIARRMDRVASFLAMDVLSAAAAKERRGDSVIHMEVGQPSAPAPRAAREAAKAALDLGRIGYTEALGIAALRERIARHYRDAYGVSIAPERVVVTTGSSAGFVLAFLSLFDTGQRVAITAPGYPAYRNILEALGIEPVTIPLAKADGWIMTAEAIEKAHAEKPLHGILAMSPANPSGTMIGRKALAELGETCRRLGLWFVSDEIYHGLTYGEAASTALASDDDAVVINSFSKYYCMTGWRIGWVVVPDRLVRPIERLAQNLYISPPYLSQVAALAAFDAAEELEAVKAGYARNRAYLLEELPQVGITEMHPVDGAFYIYADIARFTNDSIGFSKRMLEEAGVAATPGLDFDPIEGSHYLRFSFAGSENDCRETVARLKGWLR, from the coding sequence ATGACCAAATCATCCGCCGATCTCCACTCGCCCCTCATCGCGCGCCGCATGGATCGCGTCGCCTCCTTCCTGGCCATGGACGTGCTGAGCGCGGCCGCCGCCAAGGAACGGCGCGGGGACAGCGTGATCCACATGGAGGTCGGCCAGCCGTCGGCGCCCGCGCCCCGCGCGGCCCGGGAAGCGGCCAAGGCGGCCCTCGATCTCGGCCGGATCGGCTACACGGAGGCGCTGGGCATCGCGGCCCTGCGGGAGCGCATCGCCCGGCATTACCGCGACGCCTACGGGGTGAGCATCGCCCCCGAGCGCGTCGTGGTGACCACCGGCTCCTCGGCCGGGTTCGTGCTGGCCTTCCTGAGCCTCTTCGATACGGGCCAGCGGGTGGCGATCACGGCGCCGGGCTATCCGGCCTATCGCAATATCCTGGAGGCCCTGGGCATCGAGCCGGTCACGATCCCGCTCGCCAAGGCGGACGGCTGGATCATGACCGCCGAAGCGATCGAAAAGGCCCATGCCGAGAAGCCCTTGCACGGGATTCTGGCCATGAGCCCTGCGAACCCCTCGGGCACCATGATCGGCCGCAAGGCGCTGGCGGAACTCGGCGAGACCTGCCGCCGCCTGGGGCTGTGGTTCGTGTCGGACGAGATCTATCACGGGCTCACCTATGGCGAGGCCGCCTCGACCGCGCTCGCGTCCGATGACGATGCGGTGGTGATCAACTCGTTCTCGAAGTATTATTGCATGACCGGCTGGCGTATCGGCTGGGTCGTGGTGCCCGACCGTCTGGTGCGCCCCATCGAGCGACTGGCTCAGAACCTCTACATCTCGCCCCCCTACCTGTCCCAGGTGGCGGCGCTCGCCGCCTTCGATGCGGCGGAGGAACTCGAGGCCGTAAAGGCCGGCTATGCCCGCAACCGCGCCTACCTGCTCGAGGAACTGCCCCAGGTCGGCATCACGGAGATGCACCCGGTGGACGGCGCCTTCTACATCTACGCGGACATCGCCCGCTTCACGAACGATTCAATCGGCTTCTCCAAGCGCATGCTGGAGGAGGCGGGCGTCGCCGCGACCCCGGGCCTCGACTTCGACCCCATCGAAGGCTCCCACTACCTGCGGTTCTCCTTCGCCGGATCGGAAAACGACTGCCGCGAGACCGTGGCCCGGCTGAAGGGATGGCTGCGGTAA
- a CDS encoding DsbA family protein, which produces MRFSLLSIGRTAALLGALAIAPAAMAQSSVFNEQQKQAIGEIVKDYLVKNPEVLTEVIAELEKRQAEAQQVAQASAVKETKQSLLNASHSYIVGNPSGDITLVEFFDYNCGYCKKALSDVQTLMKSDPNLRVVLKDFPVLGPDSVEASRVALAVKNQLQGQKLFDYHIKVLESRGRVNGERAMAVAKEMGVDMARLQKDVESSEVRAALQENMALGDKLNLTGTPAFIVGETVIPGAVGMEPLKQLVDNVRQCGKASCG; this is translated from the coding sequence ATGCGCTTTTCGCTTCTCTCCATCGGCCGGACCGCAGCCCTGCTCGGCGCTCTGGCGATCGCTCCCGCCGCGATGGCGCAGAGCTCGGTCTTCAACGAGCAGCAGAAGCAGGCCATCGGCGAGATCGTGAAGGACTATCTCGTCAAGAACCCGGAGGTCCTGACCGAGGTCATCGCCGAGCTCGAGAAGCGCCAGGCGGAAGCCCAGCAGGTCGCACAGGCCAGCGCCGTGAAGGAGACCAAGCAGTCGCTCCTGAACGCGTCGCATTCCTATATCGTCGGCAATCCCTCGGGCGACATCACCCTGGTGGAGTTCTTCGACTACAATTGCGGCTACTGCAAGAAGGCCCTGTCCGACGTCCAGACCCTCATGAAGAGCGACCCGAATCTGCGCGTCGTCCTGAAGGATTTCCCGGTTCTCGGACCCGATTCCGTCGAGGCGAGCCGGGTTGCGCTGGCGGTCAAGAACCAGCTCCAGGGCCAGAAGCTGTTCGACTACCACATCAAGGTTCTGGAGAGCCGCGGCCGGGTGAACGGGGAGCGCGCCATGGCGGTCGCCAAGGAGATGGGCGTCGACATGGCCCGCCTCCAGAAGGACGTCGAGAGCTCCGAGGTCCGCGCCGCGCTCCAGGAGAACATGGCCCTCGGCGACAAGCTGAACCTGACCGGAACCCCGGCCTTCATCGTCGGCGAGACGGTCATCCCCGGGGCGGTCGGCATGGAGCCCCTGAAGCAGCTCGTGGACAACGTCCGCCAGTGCGGCAAGGCGAGTTGCGGGTAG
- the aroQ gene encoding type II 3-dehydroquinate dehydratase produces MTTVFVLNGPNLNLLGRREPQVYGSTTLQDIEKLVREKAEALGTSVTFRQSNHEGHLVDWIQEAGAQGAGIVINAGAYTHTSIALRDAISGSGAPTVEIHISNVHAREGFRHRSLIAPVSVGVICGFGPQSYVLGLEAVHQVMAERARQAKSSQH; encoded by the coding sequence ATGACCACCGTCTTCGTCCTCAACGGACCCAATCTCAATCTGCTCGGCCGCCGAGAGCCCCAAGTCTATGGCAGCACGACGCTGCAGGACATCGAGAAGCTCGTGCGCGAGAAGGCGGAGGCTCTGGGGACGTCGGTCACGTTCCGCCAGTCGAACCACGAGGGACATCTGGTCGACTGGATCCAGGAAGCGGGCGCTCAGGGAGCCGGCATCGTCATCAATGCTGGCGCCTACACCCACACCTCGATCGCGCTCCGCGACGCCATCTCGGGCAGCGGGGCTCCGACGGTCGAGATCCACATTTCGAATGTTCATGCTCGCGAAGGCTTTCGCCATCGCTCGCTCATTGCGCCCGTCTCCGTCGGGGTGATCTGCGGTTTCGGGCCCCAGAGCTACGTGCTCGGCCTGGAGGCGGTCCACCAGGTGATGGCCGAGCGGGCCCGTCAGGCGAAGTCTTCCCAGCATTAG